In the genome of Erinaceus europaeus chromosome 8, mEriEur2.1, whole genome shotgun sequence, one region contains:
- the IL6 gene encoding interleukin-6 yields MSSLSTSIFSSLAFSLGLLLGMATALPIHETTSASSHGDATLSTTAFSSKTEGSIRYILGKISELKQEICENHSMCRNGMVALEDNNLNFPQITEDGGCLPSGFNKETCLNTITTSLSEYQPYLNYLQENYNLNERTAIDIQTYFKVLIRILKQMENNADEITTPNPVKYDTLSKMLRSQNNWQMNTTFYLTLQSLERFLQYTVRAIRMM; encoded by the exons GCATCTTCAGTTCACTTGCCTTCTCCTTGGGGCTGCTCCTGGGGATGGCTACTGCTCTCCCCATCCATGAAACCACCAGTGCCAGCTCTCATGGGGATGCCACCCTGAGTACAACCGCCTTTTCATCCAAGACTGAGGGGAGCATTAGGTACATCCTCGGCAAAATCTCTGAACTGAAACAGGAG atATGTGAAAATCACTCCATGTGCAGAAATGGTATGGTGGCCCTGGAAGACAACAACCTGAATTTTCCACAGATAACAGAGGATGGAGGATGTTTGCCATCTGGGTTCAACAAG GAGACCTGCCTGAATACCATCACCACCAGTCTCTCAGAGTATCAACCATACCTCAATTATCTTCAGGAAAATTACAACCTTAATGAGCGAACTGCCATTGATATTCAAACCTATTTTAAAGTCCTGATTCGGATCCTGAAGCAAATG GAGAACAACGCAGATGAAATAACCACCCCTAACCCAGTGAAATATGACACACTGTCAAAAATGCTGAGATCACAGAACAACTGGCAGATGAACACAACGTTTTACCTCACCCTGCAAAGTCTTGAGAGGTTCCTGCAGTATACCGTAAGGGCTATTCGGATGATGTAG